The DNA region AAGGTGTGGGTCAAACCAACCCAAGAATTACGCCCCGGCTCGCGTTGGGTCGCTTTTACGTGGCGTTAGCCGTCCTCCAGCATCCCTTCCCCTTTGGCGATCACCACGATCCCTTCTTCGGAGATGGTGAAGCCGTTGCGGCGGTCTTCTTCGTGGTCGTAGCCGATGCGCGCGCCCTCGGGGATGCTCACCTCTTTGTCGATGATGGTTCGCCGCACCTTGGCGTGGCGGCCGATGTTGACCCCTGCGAACAAGATCGACTCTTCGACCTGGGCGTAGCTGTTCACCCGCGCGCCGGGGCCCACCACGCAGCGGTTCACGTGCCCGCCGCTGATGATCGCGCCGGGGCAGACGATGCTGTCGATCGCCTCGCCGCGTCGCGCCTCGGCGCCCTCGCTGCCGAACACGAACTTGGCCGGCGGAAGGTTGGGGTGGTAGGTGCGGACCGGCCAGTGGTCGTCGTACAGGTTCAAATGCGGCTCGACGTCGATCAGCTCCAGGTTGGCCTGGAAGTACGAGTCGATCGTGCCGACGTCGCGCCAATAGGCGTCCGCCTTGCGGTTCTCGTCCTTGAACGGGAACGTGAACACGCGCTTGGAGTCGATGATCGAGGGGATGATGTTCTTGCCGAAGTCGTGCGCGCTCTCCGGCAGCGTGGCGTCCTTGCACAGCTCGTCGAACAACAGCGGCGTGTTGAACACGTAGATCCCCATCGACGCCTGGCAGTGGTCGGGGTCGCCCGGGATGGGCTTCGGGTCGGCCGGCTTCTCTTCGAAGCCGATCACGCGGTCGTTCTCGTCGACCTGCATCACGCCGAACTGCCCCGCGGCCGTCTTGCGGTCCACCCGCAGCGCCGCGATCGTCAGGTCGGCGTTGTTGGCGGCGTGGGCGGCCAGCATCCGGCCGTAGTCCATCTTGTAGATGTGGTCGCCGGCCAAGATCAGCACGTGCTGCGGGCGCTCCTTCTCAAGCGCGTAGATGTTCTGGTACACCGCGTCGGCGGTCCCCTGGTACCACTTCTCGTCGATCCGCTGCTGCGGCGGCACCACGTCGATGAACTCGCCCAGCTCGCGGCACAAGAAGTTCCGCCAGCCCAGGGTCACGTGCCGGTCGAGGCTCATCGCCTTGTACTGGGTGAGCACCAGGATCTTGCGCACCCCGCTGTTCAGGCAGTTCGACAGCGTGAAGTCGATGATCCGGTACGAGCCCCCGAACGGCACGGCCGGCTTGGCCCGGTCGCGGGTTAGCGGCTCTAGCCGGGAGCCTTTGCCTCCGGCCAGAACGACAGCGAGGACGTCTTTCATCGCGGGTGTGCTCCAATCCATGGGTGTGCGTCGAGAGAAGAGGGCCGCATTCTAACCCGAGGCCCCCGGCCCCCCTAGTGCGGTGTGAACGCAATCTCCGCCGCCCGCCCGCCTAGGATGCGGGCCGCAATGGGGGTCGTTTGGGGCTTCTTCTCGCGATCTTTTTTCGGCCTACGCCGTTTCTACACAGAGTGCTTGCATACTCGTCCCGTGCGGTCGCCAGCGGCCCTGGCGCCAAGCGACGATGCCGAGGCCGGCGTCGATCTACCCGATGCCCATCGCCCCCCGACGATCGGCGTCCGGCCTCTTTTTTCCTTCGACCGATTCGAGCAACGGAGATCACGATGCTTTGGTTGGCTGACGACGCCACGTTGGACCTAGGCCTGGGGTCGACCGACGACCTGCGGCGGATCGACTACATGCCCTCCCCGACGGAGATCGCCGACGCCTGTGCGGTGATCCGCGATC from Pirellulimonas nuda includes:
- the glgC gene encoding glucose-1-phosphate adenylyltransferase; translated protein: MKDVLAVVLAGGKGSRLEPLTRDRAKPAVPFGGSYRIIDFTLSNCLNSGVRKILVLTQYKAMSLDRHVTLGWRNFLCRELGEFIDVVPPQQRIDEKWYQGTADAVYQNIYALEKERPQHVLILAGDHIYKMDYGRMLAAHAANNADLTIAALRVDRKTAAGQFGVMQVDENDRVIGFEEKPADPKPIPGDPDHCQASMGIYVFNTPLLFDELCKDATLPESAHDFGKNIIPSIIDSKRVFTFPFKDENRKADAYWRDVGTIDSYFQANLELIDVEPHLNLYDDHWPVRTYHPNLPPAKFVFGSEGAEARRGEAIDSIVCPGAIISGGHVNRCVVGPGARVNSYAQVEESILFAGVNIGRHAKVRRTIIDKEVSIPEGARIGYDHEEDRRNGFTISEEGIVVIAKGEGMLEDG